The Streptomyces sp. NBC_01363 region TGACCGGCCGCGTCGTACGCGACATCGCCGCCGAACGCGGGCTGGACCCCTTCCACTGCCTCGTCGAGATCTGCGCCGCCGACGAACTGCGCACGGTGCTGTGGCCCATGCCCACCGACAACGACCCCGCCTCCTGGGTGCTGCGCCGCGAGACCTGGGAGCACGAGGACGTCATGCTCGGCGGCTCCGACGCGGGCGCGCACCTGGACCGGATGTGCGGCGCCCCGTACACCACCCGGTTCCTCGGCGACTGCCTGCGCGGACGCAAGCTCGTCCCCCTCGAACGGGCCGTGAAGATGCTCACCGACGACCCCGCCCGGCTCTTCGGGCTCCGCGACCGGGGCCGGATCGAGGAGGGCTTCCACGCCGACCTCGTCCTCTTCGACCCGGAACGCATCGACGCCGGGCCCGCCACCCTCGTGCACGATCTGCCCGGCGACAGCCCCCGGCTCGACTCCAGGGCCATCGGCATCGTCTCGGTCCGGGTCAACGGGGTGGAGACCCTGCGCGACGACAAGGTGACCGGCGCGGTCCCCGGCACGGTGCTCCGCTCCGGGCGCGACACCCGGACGGTGAGCACCGCATGAGCGACGGGAAGCGGCGTCTGTTCATCGGCGGACGGTGGACCGAACCCGACCACGGCCACTACGAGGTGATCGACCCGGCCACCGAGGAGGTCGTCGGCCTCGCCCCCGAGGCGAGCCGCGAGCAGGTGTACGCGGCGGCGGCCGCGGCCCGGGAGGCCTTCGCCGGCTGGTCCCGCACCCGCCCCGAGGAGCGCGCCGAGATCCTCGACCGGGCCGCGGGCCTGATGGTGCGCGACCTCGCCTCGAACGCCGCGCTCGCCCGCGCGGAGAGCGGCGCCACCACCGCGACGGCCCGGGGCATGCAGGTCGCCGTCGGCGCCGCCCGCTTCCGCAGGTACGCCAGGGGCGCCCTGGAGCCGGTCGAGGAGGCCGTCGCGCCGCAGATCAACGAGGCCGGGCCGATGGGGCGGGCCGGGGTCTTCGGGGCGCTCGCCGTCCGCCAGCCGGTCGGCGTCGTCACCTGCATCACCTCGTACAACAACCCCTGGGCCAACCCGGCGGGCAAGGTGGCGCCCGCGCTGGCCATGGGCAACACGGTCGTCGTGAAGCCCGCCCCGCAGGACCCGCTCTCCGTCTACCGGATGGCCGAGGCGCTCGAAGAGGCGGGCGTTCCGCCGGGCGTCGTCAACGTCGTCACCGGGTCGGGTCCCGGGGCGGGTGAGGCCGCCGTCGACAGCGGGGACGTCGACATGGTCAGCTTCACCGGCTCCACGGCCGTCGGGCAGCGCATCGCCGAGGTGTGCGGCCGGGGCATGAAGCGGCAGCTGATGGAGCTGGGCGGCAAGGGCGCCGCCGTCGTCCTCGACGACGCGGACCTCGACTCGGCGGTGGCGGGGATCGGCACCACGTTCTCCTTCTACAGCGGCCAGATCTGTACGGCCCCGACCCGGGTCCTTGTCCAGCGCGGCGTCCATGACGCCCTGCTCGGGAAGCTCGCCGCGTACGCGGGCCATCTGAAGGTGGGCGACCCGGCGGCCAGGGGCACGGTCGTCGGACCGGTCATCTCGGCCGCCCACCGCGACCGGATCGAGTCGTACGTCGAGCTGGGCAGGAAGGAGGGGGCGAGGGTCGTCACCGGCGGCGAACGCCCGGCCGGGCCGGAGCGCGGTTTCTACGTGGCCCCGACCCTGCTCGCCGACTGCACCAACGACATGCGCGTCGTCCGTGAGGAGATCTTCGGCCCGGTCGTCGTGGTCGTCCCCTTCGACGACGAGGAGGAGGGCATCGCGCTCGCCAACGACAGCGACTACGGACTGATCGACTACGTCTGGTCCTCGGACGTGGCCCGCGCCTTCCGGGTGGCCCGGCGGCTGCGCGCCGGCGGGGTCGGTGTGAACACCATCGGACGGAACATGGAGGCCCCGTTCGGCGGGTTCAAGAAGAGCGGTGTCGGGCGCGACGTCGGCTCGTACGCCCTGCACGCGTACAGCGAACTCCAGTCGATCGTCTGGCCCGGCTGAACCGGAACAGCCCGTGGGTGTCCGCTGAGCGGACACCCACGGGAAATTTTGAACCCCCATAAAACGGACACTGCTGCGGTTCCCGTACGATGCTGCGATCGAGCCTCGACCTCGCATCGGAAGGCGATGTTCGCGAATGACCTTCAATTAATCAAGGTCTTTCCGTATTGTTGCCTGGAATTCAAGGGTGAGACGGCGGAGTCTCATCCTCCAGATGTGGAAATCGCAGCGTTTATCGTCCTTTTCATGACTCAGCTGGACGTGCGGCCGCAGGCCGGAGACACGGCACGGGGCGCCGCCCCGGCCGACAGGGGGGTACGCGGCAAGGGCCTCGGCGGGAACTCCGTCGGCCTGATGGGCAGCGCCGTCATCGGCATCTCCACCGTCGCCCCCGTCTACTGCCTCACCTCCACCCTCGGCTCCACCGCGGGCGAGGTCGGCGTGCAGATGCCCGCCGTCTTCCTGGCCGGCTTCCTGCCGATGCTGCTCGTCGCCTTCGCGTACCGCGAGCTCAACAAGGCCATGCCGGACTGCGGCACCTCCTTCACCTGGACGGTGAAGGCGTTCGGCCCGCGCATCGGCTGGATGTGCGGCTGGGGCCTGGTCATCGCGACGATCATCGTCCTGTCGAACCTGGCGGGCGTCGCCACCTCGTACTTCTGGCTCCTGGCGGGCGAGATCACCGGCAACGACTCGATCGCCGCCCTGGACGACAGCAAACCCGTCCACATCCTGACCTGTCTGGCCCTGATCGCGGTCGCCACGGCGATCAGCTACCGGGGGATGACGGCCACCAAGGGCATCCAGTACGCACTGGTGGGGCTTCAACTCGTCGTCCTCGCACTGTTCGTGGCGATGGCCGTGCAGAAGGCGAACAGCGGCCAGTTCGCCTCGTCGCTGGACTTCTCCTGGTCCTGGCTGAACCCGTTCGCGGTGCAGTCCTTCGCCGCGTTCACCGCCGGTCTGTCGCTGTCGATCTTCATGTTCTGGGGCTGGGACGCCTGTCTGACCGCCAACGAGGAGACCACCGGCAGCGAGAAGACCCCCGGGCGGGCCGCCCTCATCGCGATGGTCGTGCTGGTCGGCTCCTACCTGGCGACCGGTGTCGCCGCCCAGATGGTCGTCGGCTCCGGCACCTCCGGCCTGGGCCTGGCCAACCCCGGCACCTCCGACAACGTCTTCGCCGCGCTGGCCGGCCCGGTCATGGGCCCCGGGCTCGGCATCCTGCTCTTCGTCGCCGTGCTGGCCTCGGCCGCCGCGAGCCTGCAGACCACCTTCATCCCGGTGGCCCGCACGGTGCTCGCGATGTCCACCTACGAGGCCCTGCCCGCCTCGTACGCCCGGGTCCACCCGCGCTTCCGGACCCCGGGGAGGGCCACGATCACCGCGGGCGTCGCGACCGGCGTCTTCTACACGGTCATGACCCTGGTCAGCGAGCACGTCCTGGTCGACACGATCTACGCGCTCGGCCTCATGATCTGCTTCTACTACGCGCTGACGGCGTTCGCCTGCGTCTGGTTCTTCCGCGCCGACCTGACCCGCTCCTTCCGCGACCTGGTCTTCAAGGGCCTGTTCCCGGGCGTCGGCGGCATCCTGCTCACGTCGGTCTTCGGCAAGACCCTCTACGACATGTGGGACCCGGCGTACGGTTCCGGCTCGTCGGTCCTCGGGGTCGGCTCGGTGTTCGTCATCGGCGTCGGGCTGCTGCTGCTCGGTGTGGTGCTGATGCTGGTGATGCAGCGCCGCAGCCCGGCGTTCTTCCGCGGCGAGGTGCTGACCAAGGAGACCCCGTCGCTGGTCGTCGAGGACTGAGCGGCACCGGCGGGAAGTCCACCGAAAACCCCGTGCGCGTGAGCACGGGACGGGCTAGGGTCCAGGGCATGTTCTTCATGCATCAGATCTACGGCTGACACACGGGCGGGGCACGTACCCCGTCCCGCCGAACCCGAGTGCGCCCACGGTGATTTCCGCCCGTGGCCGGCGCACTGGATCGCTGTGTCCCCATCTCCGTAGACCTGAAAAGAGTGAACCTCCATGTCACGTCGCCGTGCCCATGTCGCGATGATCGGCGTCCCCGCCGTCAGCCATGTCCTGCCGAGCCTTGAGATCATCCGCGAGCTGGTGGCCCGCGGCCACCGGGTGACCTACGCCAACGACCCGGCGGTGGCCGGGCTGATCGAGGCCACCGGCGCCGAGTTCGTCCCCTTCGAGTCCGTGCTGCCGGTCGCCGACAACGACTGGCCCGAGGACCCCGTCGCCGCGATGGGTGTCTTCCTCGACGACGCGGTCCAGGCGCTCCCGCAGCTGCGCGCCGTCTACGACCCCGACCCCGCGGACCTCTACCTCTACGACATCGGCGCCTACCCCGCGCGCGTCCTCGCCGAGACGCAGGGCCGTCCCCTCATGCAGCTGTCCCCGACCTACGTGGCCTGGGAGGGCTACGACCAGGAGGTCGCGGCGCAGCTGTGGCAGCTGCCGGGCGCCGACGCGTACCGGGCGAGGTTCGCCCGGTGGCTCACCGACTGCGGGGCGTCCACCACCGATGTGGGTGCCTTCTGCGGGCGGCCCGCGCACGCCCTTGCGACGATCCCCGAGGCGATGCAGCCGCACGCGGACCGGGTCGACACCGGCACGGTCACGTTCGTCGGCCCCTGCTTCGGCGCGCGGGCGGACGCGGGGGACTGGACGCGTCCCGCCGATGCCGGGAACGTGCTCCTGGTCTCCCTGGGCTCGGCGTTCACGAGGCGGCCGGAGTTCTACCGCCAGTGCCTGGCCGCCTACGGCGACCTGCCCGGCTGGCACGTCGTGCTCCAGATCGGGAAGTACACCGACCCGGCGGAACTCGGCGACATCCCGTCCAATGTCGAGGTGCACTCCTGGGTGCCTCAGCTCACGATCCTGGAACAGGCCGACGCCTTCGTCACCCATGCCGGAATGGGCGGCAGCAGCGAAGGGCTGTTCACCGGTGTGCCGATGATCGCCGTTCCCCAGGCCGCCGATCAGTTCACCAACGCCGACCGGCTCGTGGAGCTGGGGGTGGCCCGCCGCATCGACACCGAGCAGGCCACCGCCGAGGCGCTGCGGACCGCCCTGGTCGAACTCGTCTCCGACCCGGAGGTCGCCTGCCGCTCGACGCGGCTCCGCGCCGCGGCACGGGCCGAGGGCGGCACCACGCGGGCCGCCGACCTCATCGAGGACATGCTGGGCTGACCGGTCGCCCCGGCTTCCTCAGGCGTGGGCCCTGACGTCGTCCACGATGTGCTGGTCGAGTGCGGCACGCACCAGGGCCGCCGCGAGAACGGCGATCCCACGCCCGTCCGTCCGTCCGCCCCGGCCGGCCTGTCGCGCCGGCCGGGGCGGCTCGGCCGGCCCGGCGGGCTCGGCCGGTTCCGCCGGTCTCGCCAGTCTCGCCAGTTCCGCCGGGGAGGTGGGCAGGCCCAGCCGCTCGGCGCCCTGGAGCGCCTTCCCGTCCACGTACGGCGCCGTCTCCGGCCACACGGCCTGCACTTCGCGTACGAAGATGTCCGCGCCGGCCGGGCCGATGCCCGGGGTCCGGCGCAGCCCGGCCCGCAGGGCGTCCAGGTCGCCGTCGGCCTCCTCGCGCAGTCGCCGCAGATCGCCCCCGTAGTCGTCGAGCAGGAGCTGCGCGCCCTCGCCGAGCTGGGTGGCGGTCCGTTCGTCGTAGCGCCGGTAGCCGCCCTCGCCCAGTGCGTCCACGCGCTGTTGCCAGGTCGCCGCGGCCATCCGGCGCGGCGAGCGCATGCCGTGGGCGAACAGGGCGCGCGCCGCCGCCACCGCCACGGAGGCCCGGATGCGGGCGCTCAACAGGTCGCTGAGGACGAGGAGTTGGTACAGGGGTTGCGGGGTGTTCCGCAGCCGGATCCCGGCCTCGGCCGCGTACGTGGTTCCGTGGTCGGCGAGCAGGACCTCGACGGTGTCGCGGGCGGTCACGTGGACCCGCTTCCCTCCTCGGCCGCCACCTGGGCCAGGGTGCGGCCGGTGCGGGCCGAACGTGCGAGGTAGGGGTCCGGGGTGTCAGGACCGTCCTGGGTGGCCCGTGCGTCCTTGGCCTTGATCAGCAGCCACACCTCTTCGCCCGGGGCGTCGCCGCCCTTGAAGCGGGTGAGGGCGAACTCGCCGTGCAGCCTGGTCCCGTCGAGCCAGAACGTCGCGTGACCGTCCTCCAGGGCCTGCTCGAACGGCACGGGTTCGCCCCAACGGTCGTGGCTGAGCGGCCGGTAGGTGCCCTGGTCCCAGACGATCACCGTGCCGCCGCCGTACTCACCCTTCGCGATGACGCCCTCGAACGTGCGGTACTCCAGCGGGTGGTCCTCGGTCGGGACGGCCAGCCGCCGCACGCGCGGGTTCTCCGAAGGGCCGCGCGGCACCGCCCACGACTTCAGTACGCCGTCGACCTCCAGCCGGAAGTCGAAGTGCATGCGTCGCGCCTGGTGGATCTGTACGACGAAGCAGGGTGCCGCGCCCGTCCGTTCACCGTTGCCGTGCGGTTCCGGCGTCAGGTCGAAGTGCCGTTTGCCGCGGTAGTCCCGGAGCCGGTCGTCGTTGTCGCCGGTCCCATCCATCCGGACACCTCCTCCGGCAGCCCCCGCCCGGTGCTCCCTTCCACTGTGACGCCCCGTGCCGCGAAGCGCACCGGGACGGGTTCCGGCGCCGGTCCGCGCACAGGTATCTCGGCATCAAGTATCTTGACATCGAGACTATTCCGCGGGCAGTCTTCCCCTTGTTTCAAGATCTGTTGATGTCGAGGCATGCCTGTCGAGGCATGCCTGAGGGGGCGCGTGATGCGGCGAGGCGAAAAGGGTGGCAGGGCGAGGGCCCCGGAGGGCGGGCCGGGTCTGCTGGCCCAGCTGCACAATCCGCCGGGCGGCCGCAATGCGCGGATCATGCTGCTCGCCCTGGCCGTGGACCGGACCGGTTCGGGGCTGTGGGCCGCGTCCTCGGTCCTGTATCTGACCTTCGTGACGCATCTGAGCGCCCAGCAGATCGGCGTCCTGCTGGGCGTGGCCGGGGTCGCGGGCATCGCCGGTTCGCCGCTGGCCGGGCGGCTGGCCGGCCGCTTCCCGGTGCGCCCGCTGCTGATCGGCTGCCATCTGCTCCGGCTGGTGACCCTCGGCCTGGTCCTGGTCTGCACGGGTTTCGACGCGCTGCTGCCCGTTGTCGCCGTGACCTACCTGGGCGACCGGGCCGCCAAGACGCTGGAGATGCTCTTCGCCACCCGGGTCGCGGGCGAGCGGCGCGCGGCCTATCAGGCGCTGTCGCGCAGCGCGGCCAACGCGGGCTACGGCGTCGGCGCCGGGATCGCGGCGATCGGCCTGGCGGTGGGGACCACGGGTGCCTACCGCGCCCTGATCCTGGGCAACGCGCTGTCGTTCCTCGTCGCCGCGGTGCTGGTGTGGCGCACGAGCGAGCCGGGCGGGAGTGCCGTCGAGGTGGCACGGGCCGGGGGTGCGGCACGGGCCGGGGGCGCGGAGTCCGGTGCCCCGGTCTTCGCGGGCGAGCGGGATTCGGTCCGGCCCTCCAGCCCGTGGCGGGACCGCGGCTATCTCCGGTTCGTCCTCCTGGACATCCCGATGAACCTCGACGACTCGGTCCTCGCCGTCGGCCTGCCGCTGTGGCTGGTGAACCGCACCTCCGCACCGCATGCCCTGGTCCCGGTCTTCCTCGTCCTCAACACCGTGATGGTCGTGGTGCTCCAGCTGAGCGTGTCGAAGCGGGCCGAAGGGCCGCGCCGGGCGACCGGGGCGGTGCTGCTCTACGGGGTCCTGATGTTCGCCGGCTGCGGCTTCCTGGCCACGGCCACCCGGGGCGGGAGCTGGGTGGCCGGGGCGGTCCTGCTCGCGGCGGCGCTGCTGGTCACGCTGGCGGAGCTGATGCGGTCGGTGAGCTCGTGGGAGCTCGCGGTCCTGCTCGCGCCCCGGGACGCCCGAGCCGCGTATCTGGGGGTGGCCGGGATGTCGCAGTCCATCCAGAAGTCCGCCGGGCCGCCGCTGTTGACCGGCGTGGTGATGGTGGCCGGGCCTGCGGGGTGGCTGGTGCTGGGGACGGTGGTCGCGGGCCTGGCGGTCGTGCAACGGCGGGCCTGTGCGCACCGGCTCGGCGTCGGCTCGCCCCCGGCGGAGGCCGCCGCTCTCACGGTTAGGTAGACTGACCTACCTAATTAAGGAGGCGGGTGGACATGGGCGACGCGAAGGCCGAGGAGAAGCAGCCGGTGAAGCGGCGGCGGGGGGCGGCGCGCGGCCGGATTCTCGACGCCGCCGCGCGCCGGTTCTACGCCGACGGCGTGGCGGCGACGGGCATCGACACGATCACGGCCGAGGCCGGCGTCGCGAAGATGAGCCTCTACAACAACTTCGACTCCAAGGCCGACCTCGTCTGCGCCTACCTCCAGGCCAGGCACGAGGAGTGGCTCGACCTCTACCGGCGACGCCTGGCCGGTGCGCAGGGACCGGCAGCGGCCGTACTGGCCGTCTTCGACGCCTACGCCGACCATGCCGATCTCGCCTACGAGCACGGCTTCCGGGGCTGCGGACTGCTCAACGCCGCCGCCGAACTGCCCACCGGGCACGAGGGCCGGACCGTGGTCCGCCACCACAAGGAGCAGGTCGAGAGCCTGCTCGCCGCCCACCTCCAGGAGCTGCTGCCGGGCCAGGCGGAGAAGGCCCGGGTCACGGCGGAGCACCTGGCGTTCCTGCTCGAAGGGGCCATCGTGCGCGCGGGCCTCGAAGGCGACGCCGTACGCATGCGGCGCGCCCGGGACCTGGCGGCCTCCCTGGTGGGCGCCCTGTGAGCCGGCCGGCCGGGCGTGCCGCCGGACCGGGCCTCGGCGCGCTCGCGGTCCTGCTGGCCTCGGTGCTCTGGGGCACCACGGGCACCGCGGCCACCTTCGCGCCCCAGGTCGGCCCGCTGGCGATCGGCGCCGCCGCGATGGGCCTGGGCGGCCTGCTCCAGGCACTGCTGGCCGGACGCCGCATCGCACGGGGCCGCGCGGCGCTGCGGGCGCAGTGGCGGATCGTGCTCGTCGGGGGAGCGGGCGTGGCGCTGTATCCGCTCGCGTTCTACACCTCCATGCACCTGGCCGGTGTCGCGGTCGGCACGGTCGTCTCCATCGGCTCCGCCCCGCTGGCGTCGGCCCTGATCGAGCGGCTCGCCGACGGCCGGCGCCTGTCCCGGAGATGGATGACGGGAGCCGCCCTGGGGCTGGCCGGCACGGTGCTGCTGTGTGCGGCCGAGGCCGCGCAGGCCGGCAGCGGAGCGGGCACGGGCTCCGCCCGGCAGACCGTCGTGGGCGTGGGCCTCGGGCTGGTCGCGGGCGTCACCTACGCCGTGTACGCGTGGGCGGCGCACCGCCTCATCACCCGCGGCATCGGCTCGCGGGCGGCCATGGGGGCGGTGTTCGGCCTCGGCGGGCTGATGCTCGTACCGGTCCTGCTGGCCACCGGCGCGCCGCTGGTCGCCTCCTGGACGAACGCGGGCGTCGGGCTCTACATGGCGCTGGTGCCCATGTTCGCCGGGTACGTCCTGTTCGGCTTCGGCCTGTCCCGCATCCCGGTCTCCACCGCGACGACCCTGTCCCTGCTGGAGCCCGCCGTGGCGGCCGTCTTCGCGGTCCTGGTCGTCGGCGAGCACCTCCCCGCCCTCGGCTGGACCGGCATCGCCCTCGTCATCGCCTGCCTCGGCGTACTGACCGCCCCGTCCCGGCCCGTCCGCGTACGCGGGGGCGCGGCGGCCTCCCCGGCCCCGGCCACCGCTCCGGCCCGACCCGCTCCTACCCCTCCAGGAACACCGGATTGGTGAGCGCCGCCAGTGCCCCCGGCAGCCCCGGCACCGTCGCCGGATGGCGGACCTCGGCCCGTACGTAGGCGGCGTAGGCCGGAGTCGTGCGCCATTCCACCGTCCCCGTGCCCGACTCGGGCAGCGCGGCCGTGAACAGCGTGCCCTGGTCGGTGACGAAGTGCGCGGTGCAGCCGGGCGCCCCGGTCACCTCCAGCCGCACGGTGACCGGGGTGTCGTCCCCGTCCACCCGCAGCCGCTCACCGATCCCGGCGTGCAGCCCGCGCCCGCCGGAGACGCCGAAGGAGAGCGTGACGGCGGAGGACTCCGCGATGTACGAGTGCCCGGCCCGGATCCCGGCCACGATCGCCTCGCGCGACAGTTCGTCGGCGAGGACGACGGTCTGCGGCAGCCCCACCACGTCCGGCTCCCGGTGCGCATCGCTGTTGCCCATCGCCGCGACCCACGGCTTCGACCAACGGACGGCGGCGACCAGGGAGTTGTCCCACTCGGCGAGAGCGATCTCGTCCTCCGGGGAGTACG contains the following coding sequences:
- a CDS encoding aldehyde dehydrogenase family protein, whose amino-acid sequence is MSDGKRRLFIGGRWTEPDHGHYEVIDPATEEVVGLAPEASREQVYAAAAAAREAFAGWSRTRPEERAEILDRAAGLMVRDLASNAALARAESGATTATARGMQVAVGAARFRRYARGALEPVEEAVAPQINEAGPMGRAGVFGALAVRQPVGVVTCITSYNNPWANPAGKVAPALAMGNTVVVKPAPQDPLSVYRMAEALEEAGVPPGVVNVVTGSGPGAGEAAVDSGDVDMVSFTGSTAVGQRIAEVCGRGMKRQLMELGGKGAAVVLDDADLDSAVAGIGTTFSFYSGQICTAPTRVLVQRGVHDALLGKLAAYAGHLKVGDPAARGTVVGPVISAAHRDRIESYVELGRKEGARVVTGGERPAGPERGFYVAPTLLADCTNDMRVVREEIFGPVVVVVPFDDEEEGIALANDSDYGLIDYVWSSDVARAFRVARRLRAGGVGVNTIGRNMEAPFGGFKKSGVGRDVGSYALHAYSELQSIVWPG
- a CDS encoding TetR/AcrR family transcriptional regulator, which translates into the protein MGDAKAEEKQPVKRRRGAARGRILDAAARRFYADGVAATGIDTITAEAGVAKMSLYNNFDSKADLVCAYLQARHEEWLDLYRRRLAGAQGPAAAVLAVFDAYADHADLAYEHGFRGCGLLNAAAELPTGHEGRTVVRHHKEQVESLLAAHLQELLPGQAEKARVTAEHLAFLLEGAIVRAGLEGDAVRMRRARDLAASLVGAL
- a CDS encoding DNA polymerase ligase N-terminal domain-containing protein gives rise to the protein MDGTGDNDDRLRDYRGKRHFDLTPEPHGNGERTGAAPCFVVQIHQARRMHFDFRLEVDGVLKSWAVPRGPSENPRVRRLAVPTEDHPLEYRTFEGVIAKGEYGGGTVIVWDQGTYRPLSHDRWGEPVPFEQALEDGHATFWLDGTRLHGEFALTRFKGGDAPGEEVWLLIKAKDARATQDGPDTPDPYLARSARTGRTLAQVAAEEGSGST
- a CDS encoding APC family permease, whose amino-acid sequence is MTQLDVRPQAGDTARGAAPADRGVRGKGLGGNSVGLMGSAVIGISTVAPVYCLTSTLGSTAGEVGVQMPAVFLAGFLPMLLVAFAYRELNKAMPDCGTSFTWTVKAFGPRIGWMCGWGLVIATIIVLSNLAGVATSYFWLLAGEITGNDSIAALDDSKPVHILTCLALIAVATAISYRGMTATKGIQYALVGLQLVVLALFVAMAVQKANSGQFASSLDFSWSWLNPFAVQSFAAFTAGLSLSIFMFWGWDACLTANEETTGSEKTPGRAALIAMVVLVGSYLATGVAAQMVVGSGTSGLGLANPGTSDNVFAALAGPVMGPGLGILLFVAVLASAAASLQTTFIPVARTVLAMSTYEALPASYARVHPRFRTPGRATITAGVATGVFYTVMTLVSEHVLVDTIYALGLMICFYYALTAFACVWFFRADLTRSFRDLVFKGLFPGVGGILLTSVFGKTLYDMWDPAYGSGSSVLGVGSVFVIGVGLLLLGVVLMLVMQRRSPAFFRGEVLTKETPSLVVED
- a CDS encoding macrolide family glycosyltransferase translates to MSRRRAHVAMIGVPAVSHVLPSLEIIRELVARGHRVTYANDPAVAGLIEATGAEFVPFESVLPVADNDWPEDPVAAMGVFLDDAVQALPQLRAVYDPDPADLYLYDIGAYPARVLAETQGRPLMQLSPTYVAWEGYDQEVAAQLWQLPGADAYRARFARWLTDCGASTTDVGAFCGRPAHALATIPEAMQPHADRVDTGTVTFVGPCFGARADAGDWTRPADAGNVLLVSLGSAFTRRPEFYRQCLAAYGDLPGWHVVLQIGKYTDPAELGDIPSNVEVHSWVPQLTILEQADAFVTHAGMGGSSEGLFTGVPMIAVPQAADQFTNADRLVELGVARRIDTEQATAEALRTALVELVSDPEVACRSTRLRAAARAEGGTTRAADLIEDMLG
- a CDS encoding endonuclease, translated to MTARDTVEVLLADHGTTYAAEAGIRLRNTPQPLYQLLVLSDLLSARIRASVAVAAARALFAHGMRSPRRMAAATWQQRVDALGEGGYRRYDERTATQLGEGAQLLLDDYGGDLRRLREEADGDLDALRAGLRRTPGIGPAGADIFVREVQAVWPETAPYVDGKALQGAERLGLPTSPAELARLARPAEPAEPAGPAEPPRPARQAGRGGRTDGRGIAVLAAALVRAALDQHIVDDVRAHA
- a CDS encoding MFS transporter, whose product is MRRGEKGGRARAPEGGPGLLAQLHNPPGGRNARIMLLALAVDRTGSGLWAASSVLYLTFVTHLSAQQIGVLLGVAGVAGIAGSPLAGRLAGRFPVRPLLIGCHLLRLVTLGLVLVCTGFDALLPVVAVTYLGDRAAKTLEMLFATRVAGERRAAYQALSRSAANAGYGVGAGIAAIGLAVGTTGAYRALILGNALSFLVAAVLVWRTSEPGGSAVEVARAGGAARAGGAESGAPVFAGERDSVRPSSPWRDRGYLRFVLLDIPMNLDDSVLAVGLPLWLVNRTSAPHALVPVFLVLNTVMVVVLQLSVSKRAEGPRRATGAVLLYGVLMFAGCGFLATATRGGSWVAGAVLLAAALLVTLAELMRSVSSWELAVLLAPRDARAAYLGVAGMSQSIQKSAGPPLLTGVVMVAGPAGWLVLGTVVAGLAVVQRRACAHRLGVGSPPAEAAALTVR
- a CDS encoding DMT family transporter yields the protein MSRPAGRAAGPGLGALAVLLASVLWGTTGTAATFAPQVGPLAIGAAAMGLGGLLQALLAGRRIARGRAALRAQWRIVLVGGAGVALYPLAFYTSMHLAGVAVGTVVSIGSAPLASALIERLADGRRLSRRWMTGAALGLAGTVLLCAAEAAQAGSGAGTGSARQTVVGVGLGLVAGVTYAVYAWAAHRLITRGIGSRAAMGAVFGLGGLMLVPVLLATGAPLVASWTNAGVGLYMALVPMFAGYVLFGFGLSRIPVSTATTLSLLEPAVAAVFAVLVVGEHLPALGWTGIALVIACLGVLTAPSRPVRVRGGAAASPAPATAPARPAPTPPGTPDW